One window of the Allorhizobium ampelinum S4 genome contains the following:
- a CDS encoding SURF1 family protein: MGAMTRVRLAASGFLVLVALALLVSLGTWQMHRLAWKEGLIADIESRRHQPPASVEDIDALARGGGDVDYRAMTASGTYLNDKERRFLATYDGDAGFYIYTPFQLADGHILFVNRGFVPEQKKEPSTRMGGQLLGLQRVTGLARAKLAEKPSRLVPDNDIAKNVFYWKDLDAMAASTGIDTAKVLPFFLDAGPSPVPGGLPIGGVTMIDLPNSHLQYALTWYGLALALAVIAVISVFRKKT, encoded by the coding sequence ATGGGTGCGATGACGCGTGTAAGGCTTGCCGCAAGCGGCTTTCTGGTGCTGGTCGCCCTGGCGCTGCTGGTCTCGCTTGGCACATGGCAAATGCATCGTCTGGCCTGGAAGGAGGGCCTGATTGCCGATATCGAATCGCGCCGCCATCAGCCCCCAGCCAGCGTCGAGGACATCGATGCGCTGGCGCGCGGTGGCGGAGATGTCGATTACCGGGCCATGACCGCCTCCGGCACCTATCTCAACGACAAGGAACGCCGTTTCCTGGCGACCTATGACGGCGATGCCGGTTTTTACATCTACACGCCGTTTCAGCTTGCCGATGGACATATTCTCTTCGTCAATCGCGGTTTTGTGCCGGAGCAGAAGAAGGAGCCTTCGACACGCATGGGTGGACAATTGCTGGGCCTCCAGCGCGTCACCGGCCTGGCGCGGGCGAAACTGGCGGAAAAGCCCTCCCGGTTGGTGCCGGACAATGATATCGCCAAGAATGTGTTTTATTGGAAAGATCTTGATGCCATGGCCGCCAGCACCGGGATCGATACGGCCAAGGTTCTGCCGTTTTTTCTGGATGCAGGGCCGTCGCCGGTGCCCGGCGGCCTGCCGATCGGCGGTGTCACGATGATCGACCTGCCCAATAGTCACCTGCAATATGCCTTGACCTGGTACGGTCTGGCGCTTGCTCTGGCGGTGATCGCAGTTATTTCGGTTTTCAGAAAGAAAACCTGA
- a CDS encoding DUF983 domain-containing protein, translating to MASNSDFPPVEPVQAALSVSCPRCGRGKLFQGLTKLKPACSACGFDYSSIDPGDGASIFVILIADFLVVGLALYTEVTYSPGLWVHFLIFGPLAIGLSLWLLRTIKALLIALQYKHNAHPGQIDRE from the coding sequence ATGGCCAGCAATAGCGATTTCCCGCCGGTCGAACCGGTCCAGGCCGCCCTTTCGGTTTCCTGCCCGCGTTGCGGACGTGGCAAACTTTTTCAGGGACTGACCAAGCTGAAACCCGCCTGTAGCGCATGCGGCTTCGATTACAGCAGCATCGATCCCGGCGATGGGGCGTCGATTTTCGTTATTCTGATCGCCGATTTTCTGGTGGTTGGCCTGGCGCTTTACACGGAGGTCACGTATTCGCCGGGATTGTGGGTCCATTTTCTGATCTTTGGACCTTTGGCGATCGGATTGTCGCTCTGGCTGTTGCGCACCATCAAGGCGCTGTTGATTGCCTTGCAATACAAGCACAATGCCCATCCGGGCCAGATCGACCGGGAGTAG
- a CDS encoding NAD(P)/FAD-dependent oxidoreductase, translating into MNVLLLSRVDNEILEDLATDTLLFRHDLVRKGPRHLSRFLRQNPVSVIVTADRVDADVLAEWSRAANKPVYVAVYGEAGTDKAWQRQLATSQITVLGPATSVVAAFRDAEQCICNDQFGGGVHTDLREEVTFIGAGIVNLITAHYAIEAGYSVRIIDARPDPRRKTDWRSLGCSAGGGDARMFTLSEMDNYNCRNIHGDMNWQFSRPVTERGWNVAPSSSLKEAERDWIASFESVPGWLAENYNDSIFRFNRESHPLWDDWIAREPELFAASGLQRDILRVYSDATHFQRSKSRQDRIGATLRNASLDEIAAEQPILRRAIEAGEISGGVYVQGFTLNLHRFMANLLDRYEGRGVVFEWNTEMTSMPTRFDGQVDHVVLSTGERVTGNLVISPGVYAGAAIAKTASHRQICGVLGAWLSLPDPQGLLRNSLKLARKNHVTEDANVTIGWGEQGERAAIIGSGYGFTGFNPNNIDEDLLNTIYDGLIDTAATCFPEQYQSLIEAGSLRETLKYCVRPWTPSGLGLFETYKSKACCVVLVGGHNTGGFAQAPAIASAILAAMRNNHHQMHIDYHTDRLSLMTQTDMWMT; encoded by the coding sequence ATGAATGTTCTTCTTCTTTCGCGCGTGGACAATGAGATCCTCGAGGATCTGGCCACGGATACCTTGCTCTTCCGCCATGACCTGGTCCGCAAGGGGCCTCGGCACCTGTCGCGTTTCCTGCGGCAAAATCCCGTCTCGGTGATTGTTACCGCCGACAGGGTGGACGCCGATGTGCTGGCCGAATGGTCGCGCGCCGCCAACAAACCCGTCTATGTCGCGGTTTATGGCGAAGCTGGAACCGACAAGGCCTGGCAGCGGCAATTGGCAACCAGCCAGATCACCGTTCTCGGCCCGGCGACCAGCGTGGTCGCCGCCTTCAGGGATGCCGAACAATGCATCTGCAACGATCAGTTCGGCGGGGGCGTCCATACGGATCTGCGCGAAGAGGTGACATTCATCGGTGCCGGTATTGTCAATCTGATCACCGCCCATTACGCCATTGAGGCAGGCTATAGTGTCCGGATCATCGATGCCCGACCCGATCCGCGCCGCAAGACCGATTGGCGATCGCTGGGATGCAGTGCGGGCGGTGGCGACGCGCGCATGTTTACCCTGTCAGAAATGGACAATTACAATTGCCGTAACATCCATGGTGACATGAACTGGCAATTTTCACGGCCCGTGACCGAGCGCGGCTGGAACGTTGCGCCATCCAGCAGCCTCAAGGAGGCCGAGCGCGATTGGATCGCCTCTTTCGAGAGTGTTCCGGGCTGGCTGGCCGAAAACTATAACGACTCGATCTTCCGCTTCAATCGGGAGAGCCATCCCCTCTGGGACGACTGGATCGCCAGGGAGCCGGAGCTGTTTGCCGCATCTGGTCTGCAACGCGACATCCTGCGGGTCTATTCGGACGCCACCCATTTTCAACGCTCCAAAAGCCGCCAGGACCGCATCGGCGCGACCTTGAGAAATGCCTCTCTGGACGAGATTGCCGCCGAGCAGCCCATCCTGCGCCGGGCCATTGAGGCTGGCGAAATTTCGGGGGGCGTCTATGTTCAGGGTTTCACCCTCAATCTGCATCGCTTCATGGCCAATTTGCTGGATCGGTATGAGGGTCGCGGGGTCGTGTTTGAGTGGAATACCGAGATGACCAGCATGCCGACCCGCTTTGATGGTCAGGTAGATCATGTCGTACTCTCCACCGGCGAGCGCGTGACCGGCAATCTGGTGATCTCACCGGGGGTCTATGCAGGCGCGGCAATTGCAAAGACCGCCTCGCACCGCCAGATTTGCGGCGTGCTGGGCGCGTGGCTCTCGCTGCCCGACCCGCAAGGCCTGCTGCGCAATTCCTTGAAACTGGCGCGCAAGAACCATGTTACGGAAGATGCCAATGTCACCATCGGCTGGGGCGAACAAGGGGAACGCGCCGCCATCATCGGCTCAGGCTATGGCTTTACAGGCTTTAACCCCAATAATATCGACGAGGACCTTCTCAATACCATCTATGACGGCCTGATCGATACCGCTGCCACCTGTTTTCCTGAGCAATATCAGAGCTTGATCGAGGCAGGCAGCCTGCGTGAAACACTGAAATACTGCGTGCGGCCCTGGACACCTTCCGGTCTCGGCCTGTTCGAGACCTACAAATCCAAGGCATGCTGCGTGGTTCTGGTGGGCGGACACAATACGGGCGGCTTTGCACAAGCCCCAGCCATTGCCTCGGCCATTCTGGCCGCCATGCGCAACAATCATCACCAGATGCACATTGATTACCACACCGACCGGCTGTCTCTGATGACCCAAACAGATATGTGGATGACCTGA
- the blaOXA gene encoding class D beta-lactamase, whose amino-acid sequence MKLGQIALTLIAASFLASTAQAGTICTVIADSKTGKTLVQDGNCAERVTPASTFKVALSVIGYDATYLKDEHNPTLPFKQGYVDWGGDNWKQPTDPVRWMKYSVVWYSQQITRTLGQDKLRDYATKFAYGNADFSGDPGKNNGLERAWIASSLKISPLEQVAFLRKLVQHQLPVRPEAMDKTLAIVEQRQIADGWTVHGKTGAAFPRLSDTAFDYSRGWGWYVGWASKGKQTYVFARLIQDEKKDQITPGGRARDALLEELPELLASK is encoded by the coding sequence GTGAAATTAGGGCAAATCGCGCTGACACTGATCGCAGCCAGCTTTTTAGCGTCCACGGCGCAGGCTGGAACGATTTGCACGGTCATTGCCGATAGCAAAACCGGGAAGACCTTGGTCCAGGACGGCAATTGTGCGGAGCGTGTCACGCCCGCTTCCACCTTCAAGGTCGCCCTCAGCGTGATAGGCTATGATGCCACTTACCTGAAGGACGAGCATAATCCGACCCTGCCGTTTAAACAGGGTTATGTGGATTGGGGCGGCGACAATTGGAAACAGCCGACCGATCCGGTGCGCTGGATGAAATACTCCGTCGTCTGGTATTCCCAGCAGATCACCAGGACGCTTGGGCAAGACAAGCTTCGTGATTATGCGACGAAATTTGCCTATGGCAATGCCGATTTTTCCGGCGATCCTGGCAAAAACAATGGTCTGGAGCGGGCATGGATTGCCTCCTCCTTGAAGATTTCGCCGCTGGAACAGGTCGCCTTCCTAAGAAAGCTGGTCCAGCATCAGCTGCCCGTTCGCCCCGAAGCCATGGACAAGACACTGGCCATCGTTGAGCAACGCCAGATCGCCGATGGCTGGACCGTGCACGGTAAAACCGGCGCGGCCTTCCCTCGTCTTTCGGACACCGCGTTCGATTATAGCCGTGGATGGGGCTGGTATGTCGGCTGGGCCAGCAAAGGCAAACAGACCTATGTGTTTGCCCGTCTCATTCAGGATGAGAAAAAAGACCAGATCACCCCTGGGGGTCGGGCGCGCGACGCTTTGCTGGAAGAACTGCCAGAGTTGCTGGCCAGCAAGTGA
- a CDS encoding heme o synthase: MAAIDNSNIIGLDSEICLSEAGAKDFFALLKPRVMSLVVFTAFAGLVLAPGTINPILGVIAILCIAVGAGASGALNMWYDADIDAVMTRTARRPIPAGRIRPQEALAFGITLSVFSVSILGLAVNWFAAAFLAFTILFYAVVYTMWLKRSTPQNIVIGGASGAFPPMIGWACVTGGVSLDSVILFMVIFLWTPAHFWALALYKMRDYGSVGVPMMPNVAGETSTKRQMFVYAVLTGVFAVAPAFTGLASLWYGLVAGVLSAVFVACSVAVWRMREGDERMAPARKMFAYSIFYLFAVFSALLVDHYAASLLAHASGAL, from the coding sequence ATGGCAGCCATAGACAACAGCAACATCATCGGTCTGGACAGTGAGATCTGTCTGTCCGAAGCGGGCGCGAAGGATTTCTTCGCGCTTTTAAAGCCGCGGGTGATGTCGCTTGTGGTGTTCACGGCCTTCGCAGGTCTGGTGCTGGCACCAGGCACGATCAACCCCATTCTGGGTGTCATTGCCATCCTGTGCATTGCGGTTGGGGCTGGCGCCTCCGGCGCTCTCAATATGTGGTATGATGCCGATATCGATGCGGTGATGACCCGCACGGCGCGCCGCCCCATCCCGGCAGGCCGTATCCGTCCGCAGGAGGCGCTGGCCTTCGGCATCACGCTGTCGGTCTTTTCGGTCTCGATTCTTGGCCTCGCGGTCAATTGGTTCGCCGCCGCCTTTCTGGCCTTCACCATCCTGTTTTACGCTGTCGTCTATACGATGTGGCTGAAGCGCTCGACCCCGCAGAATATCGTCATTGGCGGCGCATCGGGTGCCTTTCCGCCGATGATCGGCTGGGCCTGCGTGACTGGTGGCGTGTCGCTGGATAGCGTCATTCTGTTCATGGTGATCTTCCTGTGGACGCCAGCACATTTCTGGGCCCTGGCGCTCTACAAGATGCGCGATTACGGCTCGGTCGGCGTGCCGATGATGCCGAATGTGGCAGGCGAAACCTCCACCAAGCGGCAGATGTTCGTCTATGCCGTGCTGACCGGGGTCTTTGCCGTGGCACCGGCTTTTACCGGGCTTGCTTCGCTCTGGTACGGGCTGGTGGCTGGTGTGCTGAGTGCCGTCTTTGTTGCCTGCTCCGTTGCCGTTTGGCGGATGCGAGAGGGCGATGAACGCATGGCACCGGCCCGCAAAATGTTTGCCTATTCGATCTTCTATCTGTTCGCGGTGTTTTCAGCCCTGCTGGTCGATCATTATGCGGCGAGTCTTCTCGCCCATGCGTCGGGAGCACTGTGA
- a CDS encoding cytochrome c oxidase assembly protein, which yields MAEPGGTQAGERRGKGKDLTVFFACLAFVGGVTAMSFAAAPFYRMYCQLTGYNGTTQRAEQPSSVILDRKMTVTFDANVSPGLNWDFKPMQASVAPRIGETIQANYSVTNRSPYPTKGQAVFNVTPMEAAVYFNKIECFCFTETVLQPGQTLDMPVVFYIDPDIMAQPETKNIGTVTLSYTFYPHGGEKPVAGIAQDKAAVQPKL from the coding sequence ATGGCAGAACCGGGAGGCACGCAAGCGGGAGAGCGGCGCGGCAAGGGCAAGGACCTGACCGTGTTTTTCGCTTGCCTGGCGTTTGTCGGCGGCGTTACCGCCATGAGTTTTGCTGCGGCCCCGTTCTATCGGATGTATTGCCAGCTGACCGGCTATAACGGTACGACCCAGAGGGCAGAGCAGCCGTCATCGGTCATTCTTGACCGCAAGATGACGGTCACCTTCGATGCCAATGTCTCGCCCGGTCTGAACTGGGATTTCAAGCCGATGCAGGCATCCGTTGCCCCAAGGATCGGCGAAACCATTCAGGCCAATTATTCTGTCACCAATCGTTCGCCCTATCCAACCAAGGGGCAGGCGGTGTTCAACGTGACACCAATGGAAGCGGCGGTCTATTTCAACAAGATCGAGTGCTTCTGCTTTACCGAGACGGTGCTACAGCCCGGCCAGACGCTGGACATGCCAGTGGTCTTCTATATCGACCCTGACATCATGGCGCAGCCGGAGACCAAAAATATCGGAACGGTAACCTTGTCCTATACATTCTATCCGCATGGCGGCGAAAAGCCGGTGGCGGGGATTGCGCAGGACAAGGCCGCCGTTCAACCTAAGCTTTAA
- the ispH gene encoding 4-hydroxy-3-methylbut-2-enyl diphosphate reductase encodes MDKTLLETGSVTRSPLTIRLCGPRGFCAGVDRAIQIVVLALKGYGAPVYVRHEIVHNRYVVEGLEAKGAVFVEELDEIPVEHRQQPVVFSAHGVPKSVPEDAQKRNLFYLDATCPLVSKVHKQAMRHQRLGRHVILIGHAGHPEVIGTMGQLPEGTVSLVETVEDAAVYQPIDPENLGFVTQTTLSVDDTAGVIAKLQERFPELKAPAADSICYATTNRQEAVKQAAPGCDLFVTVGAPNSSNSKRLVEVALKAGAKRSILVQRASELDWDAIGEIRSLGLSAGASAPEVVVNEIIEAFKARFDATIELAEFSIENENFLVNRELRSIELTQDDMAFVNG; translated from the coding sequence ATGGACAAAACGCTTTTGGAAACCGGCTCGGTAACCCGGTCGCCATTGACGATCCGGCTGTGCGGTCCGCGCGGTTTTTGCGCCGGTGTCGACCGGGCGATCCAGATCGTCGTGCTGGCGCTGAAGGGCTATGGCGCGCCGGTCTATGTCCGTCATGAAATCGTCCACAACCGCTATGTGGTTGAGGGGCTGGAGGCCAAGGGGGCTGTCTTCGTCGAGGAACTGGATGAAATCCCGGTCGAGCATCGCCAGCAACCTGTGGTGTTTTCCGCCCATGGCGTGCCGAAATCCGTGCCGGAAGATGCGCAGAAGCGCAATCTCTTCTACCTCGATGCCACCTGTCCGCTGGTCTCGAAAGTCCATAAACAGGCCATGCGCCATCAACGGCTTGGCCGCCATGTCATCCTGATTGGTCACGCAGGCCACCCGGAAGTAATCGGCACCATGGGGCAATTGCCCGAAGGCACCGTTTCCCTGGTGGAAACCGTTGAGGATGCCGCCGTCTATCAGCCAATCGATCCCGAAAACCTCGGCTTCGTCACCCAGACCACGCTGTCGGTGGATGATACCGCAGGCGTGATTGCCAAATTGCAGGAGCGCTTTCCAGAGCTGAAGGCACCTGCTGCCGACAGTATTTGCTATGCCACCACCAACAGGCAGGAAGCGGTGAAACAGGCAGCGCCCGGCTGCGACCTGTTCGTCACCGTCGGCGCTCCCAATTCATCCAATTCCAAGCGGCTGGTGGAAGTGGCGTTGAAAGCTGGCGCCAAGCGCTCCATCCTGGTGCAGCGCGCCAGCGAGTTGGACTGGGACGCCATCGGTGAGATCCGCAGCCTTGGCCTGTCGGCGGGCGCATCGGCACCGGAAGTGGTGGTCAACGAAATCATCGAGGCCTTCAAGGCCCGCTTCGACGCGACAATCGAGCTGGCTGAATTTTCGATTGAGAACGAAAACTTCCTGGTCAACCGCGAATTGCGCTCCATCGAACTGACCCAGGACGACATGGCCTTCGTCAACGGGTGA
- a CDS encoding LysE family translocator: MTILGISYLALALYYWTMSVTPGPNNVMLTMSGVNFGFTRTGPHILGIAMGCAVQTFLLCVGFGILFDYFPALQTLLKWAGAAYLIYLSLKLIGARVANAKSAPQPLTFIEAASFQFINPKAWVKATTTASIFMPTGTSILASGVAIFTVCTAVNIVSSSLWASFGVGIRSLLSNPTYLRVFNYTMAALLIGTAIYVVMN; the protein is encoded by the coding sequence ATGACTATTCTCGGAATTTCGTACCTGGCATTAGCCCTCTATTACTGGACAATGTCCGTCACACCCGGCCCCAACAACGTCATGCTGACGATGTCGGGCGTCAACTTCGGCTTCACGCGCACCGGCCCGCATATTCTGGGCATTGCCATGGGCTGCGCGGTACAGACATTCTTGCTGTGCGTCGGCTTTGGTATTCTGTTTGACTATTTTCCGGCGCTGCAAACCCTGCTGAAATGGGCGGGCGCTGCCTATCTGATCTATCTTTCCCTGAAGCTGATCGGCGCCAGGGTTGCCAATGCCAAATCCGCGCCACAGCCCCTGACCTTTATTGAGGCGGCGTCGTTTCAATTCATCAACCCGAAGGCATGGGTCAAGGCGACAACAACAGCGTCGATCTTCATGCCGACCGGAACCTCCATCCTTGCTTCCGGCGTGGCGATTTTTACCGTCTGCACAGCTGTGAACATCGTCTCTTCATCGCTCTGGGCCAGTTTCGGGGTCGGCATCCGCTCGCTTCTGTCCAATCCGACCTATCTGCGCGTGTTCAATTACACCATGGCCGCGCTGCTGATCGGCACCGCGATCTATGTCGTCATGAACTGA
- a CDS encoding DUF1304 domain-containing protein has translation MTIFLIATVLVVLVMLEHIYIMVLEMFLWTTPRARKIFRKSLQGAETTRVMAANQGLYNGFLAAGLFWALLHPLPAMGLQLKVFFLGAVVVAGLYGGRTVSRRIFFVQAAPAAIALFLVLLAG, from the coding sequence ATGACGATATTCTTAATTGCGACAGTTTTGGTCGTTCTTGTCATGCTGGAACATATCTACATCATGGTGCTGGAAATGTTTCTCTGGACGACACCGCGCGCCCGGAAAATCTTCCGTAAAAGCCTGCAGGGCGCTGAAACCACTCGGGTGATGGCGGCCAATCAAGGTCTTTATAATGGATTTCTGGCCGCGGGCCTGTTCTGGGCACTTCTGCATCCGCTGCCGGCCATGGGGCTCCAGCTCAAGGTATTTTTTCTTGGCGCTGTGGTGGTTGCTGGCCTATATGGGGGGAGGACCGTGTCGCGGCGGATCTTCTTCGTCCAGGCCGCGCCGGCAGCGATTGCCCTGTTTTTGGTTTTACTGGCTGGATAA
- a CDS encoding cytochrome c oxidase subunit 3, which yields MADAHQKHHDYHIIDPSPWPILASLGAFILTFGGVGYMRYLHGGSFKLFGMELAHPWLFYIGLAIILFTMFGWWADTIKEAHEGHHTRVVSLHLRYGMIMFIASEVMFFVAWFWAFFDASLFPHEAIQASRVEFTGGQWPPKGVEVLDPWHLPLYNTVILLLSGTCVTWAHHAMLHNDRKGMISGLTLTVVLGALFSFVQFYEYMHAPFAFKSSIYGATFFMATGFHGFHVLVGTIFLLVCLFRALKGDFTPKQHFGFEAAAWYWHFVDVVWLFLFFSIYIWGGWGAPLAHG from the coding sequence ATGGCCGACGCCCATCAGAAACATCATGACTATCACATCATCGATCCGAGCCCATGGCCGATCCTGGCATCGCTCGGGGCCTTCATCCTGACCTTCGGCGGGGTCGGCTATATGCGCTACCTGCATGGTGGCTCGTTCAAGCTGTTTGGCATGGAGCTAGCGCATCCATGGCTGTTCTACATTGGTCTTGCCATCATCCTGTTCACCATGTTCGGCTGGTGGGCAGATACGATCAAGGAAGCCCATGAGGGTCACCATACGCGGGTCGTGTCGCTGCATTTGCGCTATGGCATGATCATGTTCATCGCGTCTGAAGTGATGTTCTTCGTCGCGTGGTTCTGGGCGTTTTTCGATGCCAGCCTGTTTCCCCATGAAGCCATCCAGGCCTCGCGGGTCGAGTTTACCGGCGGGCAATGGCCGCCAAAGGGTGTCGAAGTGCTCGATCCCTGGCACCTGCCGCTTTATAACACCGTCATCCTGCTGCTATCGGGTACCTGCGTTACCTGGGCGCATCATGCCATGCTGCACAATGACCGTAAGGGCATGATCAGCGGCCTGACGCTGACGGTGGTGCTCGGTGCGCTGTTCTCCTTTGTGCAGTTCTATGAATATATGCATGCGCCCTTCGCGTTCAAAAGCTCGATTTACGGCGCGACCTTCTTCATGGCCACCGGTTTTCATGGTTTCCACGTGCTGGTTGGCACGATCTTCCTGTTGGTCTGCCTGTTTCGGGCGCTGAAAGGCGATTTCACCCCGAAACAGCATTTTGGCTTTGAGGCGGCGGCCTGGTACTGGCACTTCGTCGACGTGGTCTGGCTGTTCCTGTTCTTCTCTATCTATATCTGGGGCGGATGGGGTGCGCCGCTGGCGCATGGCTAG